In Sphingobium baderi, a genomic segment contains:
- a CDS encoding recombinase family protein — translation MALIGYARVSTGDQKLALQHDALNAAGCERIFDDHASGTKTDRPGLAEALAYLRAGDTLVVWKLDRLGRSMSHLIEKVGELAARSVGFRSLTEQIDTTTSGGMLVFNIFGSLAQFERDLIRERTNAGLKAARERGSLGGRRPVITPDKLRKARDHIAAGLTVREAATRLKVGKTALYKALEGTAAETAVKV, via the coding sequence GTGGCGCTGATCGGCTATGCGCGGGTCTCGACCGGCGACCAGAAGCTGGCGCTCCAGCACGATGCGCTGAACGCGGCCGGATGCGAGCGCATCTTCGACGACCATGCGTCCGGCACGAAGACCGATCGGCCGGGCTTGGCCGAGGCACTGGCCTATCTGCGCGCTGGCGACACGCTGGTCGTGTGGAAGCTCGATCGTCTTGGCCGTTCGATGAGCCACCTGATCGAGAAGGTTGGCGAACTCGCCGCGCGCAGCGTCGGCTTCCGATCGCTTACCGAGCAGATCGACACCACCACGTCGGGTGGCATGCTGGTGTTCAATATTTTCGGCTCGCTCGCCCAGTTCGAGCGCGACCTGATACGCGAGCGCACCAACGCCGGATTGAAGGCTGCACGGGAACGGGGGAGCCTTGGCGGTCGGCGTCCGGTGATCACGCCTGACAAATTGCGCAAGGCGCGCGATCATATTGCGGCAGGGCTGACTGTCCGCGAGGCTGCAACGCGCCTCAAGGTTGGCAAAACCGCACTCTACAAGGCCCTCGAAGGCACCGCTGCCGAAACCGCAGTCAAAGTATGA